In Antechinus flavipes isolate AdamAnt ecotype Samford, QLD, Australia chromosome 3, AdamAnt_v2, whole genome shotgun sequence, a genomic segment contains:
- the LOC127553166 gene encoding gamma-crystallin D-like — translation MGKITFFEDRGFQGRCYECTSDYPNLQSYFSRCNSIRVDSGCWMIYEHPNYSGHQYYLRRGEYPDYQQWMGFNEMIRSCCLIPQTGSHRMRLYEREEYKGLMSELTDDCSCIHDRFRLNEIHSFNVLEGCWVLYEMPNYRGRQFLLRPGEYRRYLDWGAMNAKAGSLRRVIDLY, via the exons ATGGGAAAG ATCACTTTCTTTGAGGACAGAGGCTTCCAGGGCCGCTGCTATGAATGTACCAGCGACTACCCCAACTTGCAGTCCTACTTCAGTCGCTGTAACTCCATCCGTGTGGACAGTGGCTGCTGGATGATTTATGAGCATCCTAACTACTCAGGACATCAATATTATCTGAGAAGGGGAGAATATCCTGATTACCAGCAATGGATGGGCTTTAATGAAATGATTCGGTCCTGTTGTCTGATACCTCAA ACTGGCTCCCATAGAATGAGGCTGTATGAGAGAGAAGAATACAAAGGTCTGATGTCAGAGCTCACCGATGACTGCTCTTGTATCCATGACCGTTTCCGATTGAATGAAATCCACTCCTTCAATGTGCTAGAAGGCTGCTGGGTCCTGTATGAGATGCCCAACTATAGAGGAAGGCAGTTCCTGTTGAGACCTGGAGAGTACAGGAGATACCTGGACTGGGGAGCCATGAATGCCAAGGCAGGCTCTTTAAGGCGGGTTATAGATTTATACTAA